The Delphinus delphis chromosome 7, mDelDel1.2, whole genome shotgun sequence genome includes a window with the following:
- the FAM240C gene encoding protein FAM240C: protein MSKSYTLKNPARVSYDAGVIKMFWEKKIELHTKQLQNEDMRIRRSALDRLRSEWARKLERRNQMMLSSQEAPPGPTPPGTPDQPAA, encoded by the exons ATGAGTAAAAGCTACACCTTGAAGAATCCGGCAAGGGTGTCCTACGATGCTGGAGTGATAAAGAtgttttgggagaaaaaaatcgAGCTTCACACCAAACAGCTGCAGAACGAGGACATGAGGATCCGCAGGAGTGCCCTGGACAG GCTCCGCAGCGAGTGGGCTCGGAAGCTGGAGAGGAGGAACCAGATGATGCTGAGCAGCCAGGAGGCGCCCCCGGGGCCCACCCCGCCCGGCACCCCCGACCAGCCCGCAGCCTGA
- the RTP5 gene encoding LOW QUALITY PROTEIN: receptor-transporting protein 5 (The sequence of the model RefSeq protein was modified relative to this genomic sequence to represent the inferred CDS: inserted 3 bases in 3 codons; deleted 4 bases in 2 codons; substituted 1 base at 1 genomic stop codon) translates to MDGVDVWATTLAQLMAKRKPQDTWELVPEENLASGHLDSSGFQYRLRGLSRLQCGRCQWGWSSAHVHILFHLXWDEDAQQGLVKVRIWAQRCRLCPXGGAACHISLLSVRLFLNKLVQFIAQKCYGEGPGSDQCPEICFGEHCDACDLGVCFFQKPPDPAWGPEVKSPSTSKGRFTLYGGSNVDAPTASQQLRMLGCRLMVDRSRGYTPXSTTVPLSVANFIKNPLSESRDFFGEREEIVTVPFSLVREDKGPVADPTGPLTVGRGSPYLPTSSKATSKGKRFPVNIKVPVFHGKGLVLSGTKEMTGFIYKGHGCISDPDGDEXADDGWGPAFSSSGAVTEVTDGNSPRPVTYIIGLRHNGQGSVTFPSSLTNVVLEGEDPFDLIYGSLTFPFIFATKGKGGASSAGVTEGKGKGDGGSGPATTGREPLPGTNASGPVPISEGSVTIPFSVLSIIKSKGSSSDDSGPESNGLATPGFSKKQRQPGPRAGKSGPGCYWEEDFCWAVGFRFDPYEEVWIWVSMTVLDCILWIMYLSKFSPDHSPRV, encoded by the exons ATGGACGGCGTGGATGTGTGGGCCACCACCTTGGCCCAGCTGATGGCCAAGAGGAAGCCCCAGGACACCTGGGAGCTGGTCCCCGAGGAGAACCTGGCCTCAGGGCACCTGGACAGCAGCGGTTTCCAGTACCGGCTGCGGGGGCTCTCGAG GCTCCAGTGTGGCCGCTGCCAGTGGGGCTGGTCCTCGGCCCACGTGCACATCCTCTTCCACCTGTAGTGGGACGAGGATGCCCAGCAGGGGCTGGTGAAGGTGCGCATCTGGGCCCAGCGGTGCCGGCTGTGCC CGGGTGGGGCCGCCTGCCACATCAGCCTGCTCAGCGTGCGGCTCTTCCTCAACAAGCTGGTGCAGTTCATCGCGCAGAAGTGCTACGGGGAGGGCCCAGGCTCCGACCAGTGCCCCGAGATCTGCTTCGGCGAGCACTGCGACGCCTGCGACCTGGGGGTCTGCTTCTTCCAGAAGCCCCCGGACCCCGCCTGGGGGCCCGAGGTCAAGAGCCCCAGCACCAGCAAGGGCAGGTTCACCCTGTATGGTGGCAGCAACGTGGACGCCCCCACCGCCAGCCAACAGCTGCGCATGCTTGGCTGCAGGCTTATGGTGGACCGCTCCAGGGGCTACACCC ACTCCACCACGGTCCCCCTCTCCGTGGCCAACTTCATCAAGAACCCCCTCTCCGAGAGCAGGGACTTCTTCGGCGAGAGG GAGGAGATCGTCACTGTCCCCTTCTCCCTTGTGCGCGAGGACAAGGGGCCCGTGGCCGACCCCaccgggccgctcactgttggcAGGGGCTCCCCCTACCTGCCCACCAGCTCCAAGGCCACGTCCAAAGGCAAACGCTTCCCGGTGAACATCAAAGTCCCCGTGTTCCACGGCAAAGGCCTCGTCCTCAGCGGCACCAAGGAGATGACAGGCTTTATCTACAAAGGCCACGGCTGCATCTCCGACCCTGATGGAGATG ATGCAGACGATGGCTGGGGCCCCGCGTTCAGCAGCAGCGGTGCCGTCACTGAAGTCACTGATGGAAACAGCCCGCGGCCAGTGACCTACATCATCGGCCTCAGGCACAACGGGCAGGGCTCCGtcaccttcccctcttccttgACCAATGTGGTCCTTGAAGGCGAGGACCCCTTTGACCTCATCTACGGCTCCCTCACCTTCCCTTTCATCTTCGCCACCAAGGGCAAAGGCGGGGCGTCCTCTGCTGGCGTCACTGAAGGCAAAGGGAAGGGGGATGGCGGCAGCGGCCCTGCCACCACTGGCCGTGAGCCCCTTCCGGGGACCAATGCCAGTGGCCCTGTCCCCATCAGCGAGGGCTCCGTCACTATCCCCTTCTCCGTCCTCAGTATCAttaagagcaagggctctagCAGTGATGACAGTGGACCTGAAAGCAATGGCCTTGCCACCCCTGGCTTTTCCAAGAAGCAGAGGCAGCCGGGGCCCAGGGCGGGCAAGTCCGGCCCTGGGTGCTACTGGGAGGAGGACTTCTGCTGGGCCGTAGGCTTCCGCTTCGACCCCTACGAAGAAGTCTGGATCTGGGTCTCCATGACCGTCCTGGAT TGCATCCTCTGGATAATGTACCTGTCCAAGTTCAGCCCTGACCACTCCCCGCGGGTGTGA